The window AGATCGAGTTTTGCTTCAGGGATGCCAAAGGCTTCACCGGACTGATGCAATCGCAGGCAAGGGACGTAGCAAAGCTATCGTTCAACTTTAATGCATCTCTTACATCAGTAAACCTGGTAAGGATGTTGGCAAAGAAAAGAGGTATCCCTATTCGATGGCATCATCTAAGGTTATGATACACAATGTTTTTTGCTTGAACGATTTATTTGCATGTCTGGCATAAAACCGAACAGAAGATTAAATGATAAACTTGTTAAAGAACTCATTGAGTTTGCAGCCATTGCTGCTAAAATCTAAACTATAATTTTAATGAACTCTTCTATTAACAGAATAAGTTAAATATTTTCGCAAATATAAATAGGGTCTGCTTATTAATTCCCAATCAGGCACACAATTTCATTTGTGGCCCGAGTGGATAAATGTTTATATTTCTCACTATCATTAACTTCTGTAGTAACGAGACAAAATAAGGTAAGGGAATATCCCTCATATGCCGGATCAGATTCATCACAAAAATGATAGCCCCTATCCAACTCCTTGACGTCGAGGAGAGTCTGGCCCGGATATCATTTAAACCATATCCACGCTTGCCCTGTCCAAACTTCCCTTCAACCTGGTTGCGTTCCGCCGTCTCTCGTCGCTCTTTACGTTTTTGGTATCTGCTCTTGATCTCTTTTGCCGGCTTTCGTCCCAGTGGTTCCCCGGTGTAGCGGATTCTTTTCTCTTTCAAGAACCGTCTGTTCTCCCGGGTAAGATATATCTTGTCCACCTGAACCAGCTCCGGATACTTCCCTGTCAGCTTCCTGAAGCGTTCAACCTGTGACTGAAGATCCTGCCCCTCATTGAACGCATCCCAGTGGAAATGATCTACCCTGGCATAGCCATCCAGCAGGCTGATGTTGATCTTGGCGCCAAACTCCGTCTTGGCCTTGGCTTTACCACGGACGATGGGGCGAACATGTGGCTGATGAATGTTCACTATGCGATCTTCTACTTGATGGCTCTTCTTCTTATACATCGTCTCCTGTTGTTCCAGCAGATGCTGGATGACAAAAAAATACTTTAGTTGCCGCCGGTCGAAGGGAATCGGTTTATCCTTTATGGTGTCCAGTATCCCGTTGATAGTCCGCACATCCCGTTTCAGGTAGTTGATCTGCTTGCGTATCGCTTTTCGTAACACGTTGGCTGGTTTTCTCTTCATTTTCGACACATTCAAAAAATCCTTGCGTGCAACCCTTCTGTATGTACGGGGTTTATCTTTAATACCCAGTTTCAAACACAACTCATCGATCAGCTCTTCTGCCTTCTGGCGGCTCTCGTTCAGCAGATCCAGATCGGTGGGATACTTGATATCCGCATCACAGACCGTTGCATCCATTTGGAGCTTCCCCTTGTTCCCGGGATGCGGATCGGGATCGTCATCATTATCATCTTCTTCATCCTTCGCATCCTTGTCAACCACTTCTTGATTTGCCCCGGCTTTTAGCTTCAACCCTTTTCTTATCAAGTCGTCCGTCAATGATTCAAAGACATCAAGGTCGATTCGCTTTCTGATGGAGACCAGCAGTGACGGTGTCATCACCTGTTCATAGGTGAAAGCTTCGAGACCAAGAAAATACTGCATGTAGGGGTTCTCCTGTATCATCTCTATTACTCCACGGTCGTCACTCTTCATGATGTGCTTGATGATGATTACTCCCAGCACAAGCCTGGCATCTTTGGTGGGGGCACCCCGGTTGCTTTTGAAGTTCTTGTAATAAAGCCGGGCGAACTCTTCCCAGGGAACTATTTTTGAAAGAATAACCCACCGGTTATTCTCATCCAGTTTTGCCTCAAAGGGCATCTTGAACTCTGAAATTGAAAGCTGCCTGGAGCTCTTGTATCGTATCATAAAATGCAAGGTTTATGAAGTAAAAATACTCAATTTCTTGCAGTTATGCAAATTTTTTACCAACTAATTTACTGATATACAACACAAATGCCAATTATTCAGCAAACCCTAAATATATTTTTTATTAATGGCAATAAAATTGAATTTTACACCAGGGTCAACGCATAAAAAAATCAGAAAAGACAGTGTTATCAACAATTTATCCGTCTGGTTGTTAATAACTTGTGTTGTTTTGAGGCAATGTAAATGCGTATCTTTGCCTCAAAAAAGACATGACAAGTCCAGCCACTTCTTTGCACCGGTATTTTGAGTGCATTCCCGACCACCGAATCAACAGGAACAAGAAACACCTGCTATCCGACATCATAATCCTGTCGATACTCGCCGTTATTTGTGGGGCGGAATCGTGGGATTCAATTGAACTTTTCGGCAAGACAAAACTTTCATTCCTGAAAACGTTCCTCAAACTGCCCAACGGTATCCCCTCACACGATACGATTAACAGGGTGTTTTCCAGTTTACGTCCACGTCTTTTTGAAGAAGCTTTCATCAAATGGGTTGATTCTTTAAAGGATGAGCATATCACAAAAGAGGTTATCAGCTTGGACGGCAAGTGTATAAAAGGGTCCAAAGACAGCTTTCATGAAAAGAACCCCATCTACATGGTCAGCGCCTGGGCATCAGAAAACCAATTGGTCCTGGGCCAACTCAAGGTGGATGAGAAAAGCAATGAGATCACGGCCATCCCGTTATTGCTGGACCTGCTTGACATAGAAGGAAGCATTATTACCATAGATGCCATTGGTACCCAAACGAAGATTGCTGAAAAAATCATAGAAAATAAAGCGGATTATATCCTTTCGGTCAAGGGTAACCAGAAAGAGCTTTTGTCCCAGGTGGAGGACAGTTTCAACCGGCATAATCCGGACTCGGTCGATCAGGTGACGGAAAAAGGGCACGGACGGATTGAAACACGTACCTGTGAAATTATCTCGAACCTGGGTTTCATCGACAACAGGGAACACTGGAAAGGACTCAAGACGATTGTCAGGATTACTGCCCACAGGGACACGGGTAAAAAACAGGAGACCGAAACCCGTTTCTACATTAGCAGTGTCATTGACCAAGCAGCAAACTTCAACACTTTTATACGTCAGCACTGGGGCATTGAAAACAAACTCCACTGGACATTGGACATGGTTTTTGACGAAGACCGGCAAAGGAAAAGGGCGAAGAACTCCGCCCAAAACTTTTCCTTCATCAGAAAAATAGCACTCAACCTTCTAAAACAAGACACATCGAAGGGTTCTTTGGTTTCAAAACGTCTCAAGGCCGGGTGGGATGACAACTTTTTGCTACAGTTGTTGAAAATTTAAATGCGTTGACCCTGAATTTTACACCCCTCTCTTTTTAGACAAATTCAAGCGGCCGCCCGATAGATATCGACCTGCCTTTTATATTCCAGTCGCTGATGGGGCCTTCCTGTATTATATTACGTCATATACTCCTTTATTTTGCAATATAAATCCAAACCGTTATCAGACGGCTCAAGATAGATTTTCTCATACTTGATATTGCGCCAGAATCTTTCAATGAAGATGTTGTCGATTGCACGTCCCTTACCGTCCATACTGAACTTTAAACCCTCATGTGAAGAAAAGTAGGCCGAAAACTCGGGACTGGAGAATTGACTGCCCTGATCTGCATGGGATAGAAATTGGCGCTACCTGGTGGGGATATGACCAGGATGAAGTTCATTCTTCCTGGTATGCTCCTGGACTGTTTCACGTTCTTGAAGGGTTTCTAAAACTATCTTTGTTTAAAGCCGGCGCTGTAAGTTTTCCTTTTCTTCATGACAGCAAAAATAGTACATTTTTTTAACGATACGTGTTGTCCAAGATTCGGGGGGAATTTAGTATAAAAAATCACGAAAAAGGAGTTCAGATTTACAGGCTCTACAAAAAAATAAAAAACACTTGAATATTTGATATTCAAGTGTTTTTTTAAGTGGTGCCACCAAGAATCGAACTAGGGACACACGGATTTTCAGTCCGTTGCTCTACCAACTGAGCTATGGCACCAACATTGCTTTATTTGCGAGTGCAAAGATAAAATATTTTTTCTCCAAATGCAAATTTTTCAGGTGGAATTTTTGGGGGGCAGAGTCAAGCAGCAAGTGCAATTTACATTAATTGTTTGTAAAACTCAACTTTGGGTGTGTTAAAGTCCAATTTTTTCCTCGGTCTTTCATTCAGCCTGTGCTGTATCCGCTTCAATCTGTCGGGTGGATAGTTCTTGAAGGACGCCCCCTTGGGGATGTATTGCCGGATGAGCTTGTTCGCGTTTTCGATCGATCCTTTTTGCCATGCCGAATAGGGGTCGGTGAAGTACACCGGGGCTTCCAGCATCTCCGTGATCCGTTCGTGCGCCGCGAACTCCAAGCCGTTGTCCGTGGTGATCGTCCTTATCACGTCCTTGTAGGGTAGCAACATGCGGCACAGCACCTTGGCCAACCCTTTCGAGTCCCTTCCGCGGGGCAGTTCCCCGATCATCACGAGGTTCGTCTTCCTTTCCGTCACCGTCAGTATCGCCTCCGACTGGTCGGCCCCTATCATCGTGTTCATCTCGAAGTCGCCGAAGCGCTTCCCGTCGGCCTCCACGGGCCTTTCCCGGATGCTCCTGCGGTTGGGGATGCCTCTAACGGAGCCCACCGGTCTCTTGCGGTGCTTGAGCCTGTGACGGCAATGCTTGTAAAGGTCGCCCCCGGCCTTCTTGTCCTCCCGGATCCACTTGTAGATGGTCTCGTGGGAGACCCGGATATTCTCCTTCTTTCTCAGGTGTCCGCTGATTTGCCCGGGCGACCAGTCCTTGCGCACGAGCCGGATCACCTTTTGTTTGATCCATTCCGGGGTGGACCGGTTGCCGGGCAGGCGTTCCCTTCTCTCCATCGCCATCTCGTGGGCCAGTCGCCACGAGTAGCCCCCGCGCTTGTCCTTGTTGCGCTGCAACTCCCTGGACACCGCTGAAGGACTGGCACCTATCAAGCTCGCGATCGTCCGCTGGGTGTCACCGTTTTCTAAACCTAAATAAATCGCGTACCTTTGTTCTGAAGTTAACTGTTTGTATTTTTTCATAAGCAACATAATAGTTAATTTTAGGGAGACTTCGGTCTCCTTTTTCTTTTATGTTGCTGTCCGACTCTCTTCGGGGGCTTGCGCGCCCCCGGCCGTTAGGCAAACCCCCGCGGTGTTTTTCATGATTGTTGTGAAGAATCATTTCAAAAAACAACACGTGGATGTTGCACTTCTAAGTTGAACTTAGGGGAAAATGGTGTTATTTTTCCAACGGATTCCATCCTTGCGCCTTCAATTTCATCTCCTGCCCGTCGCGGGTAACCAGATAGCACCCTTCATCAGGTTTGGTGATGTGGCCTACCAAGTGTATGCCGGGCAGGGTAGACATCTTGTCGTGGAGAGAGAGGGGAACGGTAAAGAGCAGTTCGTAATCCTCTCCGCCATTCAATGCGACGGTTGTGACGTTCATATTGAACGTTTCGGCCATCAGGGCAGTCTGGTAATCGATGGGAAGCCGCTCCTCAAAAATGCGGCAACCCGCGTTGCTCTGCTTGCAGATATGGAGGATGTCTGATGAAAGCCCGTCGGATACGTCGATCATGGATGTGGGAACGATCCCGTTCTCCGACAGTATCCGGACGATATCTCTCCGGGCCTCAGGCTTGAGCTGACGCTCCAGGATATACTCCTTGCCGGAGAAATCGGGTTGGAAATCTGCATTTCCCTTCTCCCCGAAAACAGCCTTCTCACGTTCAAGTAGCTGCAACCCCATGTACGCCGCTCCCAGATCGCCCGATACATAAATCAGATCGGTATCTTTGGCCCCATTGCGGTAGACGATCTTCTCTTCATCGGCTGTACCGATACAGGTTATCGAGATTGAAAACCCTGTCAGCGACGAGGAGGTGTCGCCACCCACCAGATCAACACCGTAGATCTCGCAGGCCAGCAACACTCCGGCATAGAATGTCTCCAGATCCTCCACCGAAAAGCGTTGGGATATACCCAGTGAAACTGTTATCTGTTGAGGTTTTCCGTTCATCGCATAGATGTCGGAAAAGTTGACAATTGCCGCTTTGTATCCCAAGTGTTTCAGCGGGACGTAGGTCAGGTCGAAATGGATGCCTTCGAGCAACAGGTCGGTGGTGACAAGCGTATGTTTCCCGCCGTTGTCGATTACGGCGGCATCGTCACCTACACCTTTTCTGGTTGTGGGCTGTGTAAGTTGGATCTCCTTGGTGAGGTGGTCTATCAGTCCAAACTCTCCTAGCGTGCTTATTTCTGTGCGCATAGGTTTATATCCTTTCCACTATGGTCCGCATAATCTCCGCCATCTTGGGCTGGGCGATTTTTGCAGCTTCCTGGACCTCTTCGTGTGTCACTTCCACGATCTTTCCGATGACACCCAAATCGGTAATGATGGAAAAGGCCAGAACCTTCATTTTGGCATGGTTGGCAACGATAACTTCCGGAACGGTAGACATGCCTACGGCATCACCTCCGATAACGCGGAAGAAATGGTACTCGGCAGGAGTTTCAAAAGTGGGTCCGGAAACGCCGACATAGACACCATGCTGCAACTTGATATTTTTCTCTTTTGCAATCTCCATGGCCATTAACCGGAGTTCCTTGTTGTAGGCCTCACTCATATCGGGGAACCGTGTTCCCAGCTCGTTGTAGTTCTTCCCGTGAAGCGGATGTTCGGGAAACATGTTGATGTGGTCTTCGATAAGCATGATGTCGCCTACGTCGAAGCTGGGATTCATACCGCCGGCAGCGTTGGATACAAAGAGGTATTCCACTCCCAGTGCCTTGAAAACACGGATTGGAAATGTTACCTGTTTCATGTTGTACCCTTCGTAATAGTGGAATCGTCCCTGCATGGCCAGCACCCTTTTGCTGCCCAGATTGCCGATGATGAGTTTCCCACTGTGCCCCTCTACGGTAGAGACGGGGAAATTGGGGATCTCTGTGTATGGAATTTCGGTCTTGTCGGTAATCTCCCGGGCAAGTTCTCCAAGTCCGGTTCCTAAAATGATGGCGGTATTGGGCACATCTCCGATTCTATTTTTTAGATAATCGGCTGTTTGTTTGATTGCTTCTAACATGTTTGTTGATTTTTTTATTGAATGACTCTTTTTCTCTTTTTTTCATGAATTGTACTCTAACCGGAATATAGTAGATTCTCCGTTTTATATTTTCATCCAGAAAAGACAATGCCCTGAAACGGATGGCATCTTTCTCGGTGGTTACAATTATCTTGTCGTCCTCGTCCACATCCAGTGTCTCCATTTCATCGGTTATCTTCCTGATGTCTTCCTTATTGAAGAAGTGGTGATCGGGGAAGAAGATCGGATAGAGGTTGTAGGTTTTCAACTCCAGTTTTTCCACCAACGGTTGAGGGGAGGCAATTCCGGTAACCAGAAATACATGTTTTTTACGTAAATCGTCTGGTTCCAGTGTCTCCTGCTGCAACTGGGGAAAGACCGGCATCAAGTTCCCATAATCGAAAGTGGTAAAGTAGAGATCCTGATAGGGATAGAGGTCTAGACCGTTTTCATAGATACGGAAGTCGATGGGTTGCATATCACGGCTGCACTTGGTGACGATGACGATCGAAGCGCGATCCTTTCCCCGTAATGGTTCTCGCAGATATCCTGCCGGGAGGAGCTTGTCCTCATATACCGGACGATTACTGTCGACCAGCAGAATGGAGAGGGAAGGGGAGACGTGGCGGTGTTGAAAACCGTCGTCCAACAGAATCACCTGCGGACGCTCCTCTGCATCGATGGAGCGGATCTTTTCAATGGCGCCTCTCCGGTTCTTGTCCACCACAACAAGTGTTTCGGGAAATTTCTGCTTTATCTGGAGTGGCTCATCACCCACATCCTGAGGTTTCGAGTCCACATCTACAATCCTGAACCCTTTTCTTTTACGCTTGTAACCCCTACTCAGGACTGCCACCCTGTATCTCGACGACAAGAGTTCAATCAGATATTCGATATGGGGAGTCTTGCCAGTACCCCCCACGGTGATGTTCCCGACGCAAATAACCGGAATGTCGAACTTATGCTGTTTCAGTATCCTTGCGTCAAAAAGCCAGTTCCGGAACCTTACACCCAGCCCGTACAGCCACGAAAGTGGCAGTAGTGAGCGACGAATATTGGGAGGAGGTAATTCCATCTTTGAAGTTTGAAATGGCAATATCAGTTGATGTTCAACTCAAAGGGGATGCGGGCCTGGATATAATCCTGCTCCTTGATCCCCTTCAAGAGCGTAAACAGCTCATAGCTCTCTCCAAGGTAGCTCTTCAGCGTTTTGGCAGCCAGTTCCTCCTTGCCCTTGCTGAAAATTTCCTCGAGCGGAGATTTGGCCTTCGGATACTCGAAAACGGCATAACTCTTGCCCAGATTGGCCAGGTCTGCAGCAATGCGTACGGCCTCATCCACGCCACCCAGCTCATCTACCAGCCCGATCTCCTTCGCCTGATTCCCGGTCCATACACGACCTTCGGCAAATTTTGCCAGGCTATCTTTGGCTATTCCACGACCCTCCGCACAGCGGGTCAGGAAGATGTCGTACCCGTTGTCCACATAAGCCTGCATCATGGCCGCCTCCCGTTCATTGAACGCCCGGGATGGGTTGCCAAAATCGGAAAAATCGTTGGTCTTGACTACATCAGAATTGATTCCCAGTTTATTGAAGGTCCCGCTGAAATTGGGGAACATGCCGAATATACCGATAGAACCTGTTATGGTGGTGGGTTGAGCCACAATCTTGTTGGCATTGCAAGCGATATAGTAGCCGCCAGAAGCTGCGACATCTCCCATCGATACAACCACCGGCTTTTCAGATTTCAAATCGGAGATGGCTTTCCATATCTGTTCCGAAGCGTATGCGCTTCCGCCTCCAGAATTGATGCGGAAGACAACCGCTTTGATGTTCTTGTCTTTCCGGAGTTTTTCAATCTCGTTTACATAGTATTTATCCTGAATACCCGATGAACGGTTACCGGACATGATGTTCCCCGTGGCGTAGAGCAGTGCGATGGAGTTGGTAGATTTCCTGATGGCAGGTGTCGTTTTTACCGACCTCATCTCTGCTACCGTTGCCGAAGGAATTTTCTCGTCAGCATCTACTCCGAGAAGTTCCCGCAGGTACTGCTTCATTTCGCTTTCATAGAGGAGAGTGTCAACCAGATTTGACGCCAGCAGGAAATCGGTTTTCCTGAGCATCGGAAACTGGTTGGCGATAGAGTCGATCTGGGCTGGCTCCAGTTTCCTGGAAGCGGCCATCTCGTTTTTCATGTTGTTCCAGATATCGTTGATGAATGAGGTGATCTGTTCCCGGTTGGCGTCACTCATCTCGGTCTGCGTAAAGGACTCGGCAAACGACTTGTAGGTTCCCACCTTGAATAACTGGATTCCTACCCCCATCTTTTCCAACGCATCCTTGTAAAAGAGGAGAATCGATGAGAGGCCGTGAATGTCGAGCATTCCCTGTGGATTGATCGCAACCTTGTCGGCGACAGAGGCCAGGTAATAGCCGCTCTGGGTGTAGGTATCGGCATAGGCCACGATGAACTTTCCGCTCTCCTTGAAATCTTCCAGCTCCTGACGTATTTCGGCCAGTGTGGCGTTGGATGCTGCAAAAATCCGGGTATCGAGGTAGATCCCTTTTATCTTGTCGTTATTCTTGGCCTTGCGGATGGCTCCAATGATATCGTTCAGACCCATTGCTGATGGTACGCCACCAATCAGCTCAATGAAAGGATCATTTTCTGCAATTCGTTCCTGTACGGTGCCTTCAAGTCTCAGATTTAATACGGAGTTTTCCTGTAACACAAATGTATCCTGTTTGCCGAAAGAGCCCATCAAGGAGCCCATCAGGGCAAACATGACCAGCATTGAGACGAGCGAGAATATGAGACTCGCAATGATGAAGCCCAATGCAGATGCAAACATCATTTTAAAAAAATCTTTCATAAATTTGTGTCCTATAGTGATTATATGCACAAAAATAGGGAAAAAAGAGTTATATTGCAATTGAAACTAGACACATTTTCATTTAGTAATCTTAGCAGAAAAATATACCTCCGATCTGCTGGAGGTAATTTGATGATAAGGAAACCCGATGTTGGTTAAAAAAATATAAAGAGTAGAGGAAAAGAGGTAACCGGTGCAACGTTTTTACCTTTTTTTCATCTTAACTAATGTAAGCGAAAAGCATGGATGATTCGCAACTGATAGCAGCATGTAAGAAGCAGAACCGTAGTGCCCAAAAGGCATTATACGAGTTGTACGCTCCTAAGATGATGGCTGTCTGTATGCGATATTGCAAAGATAATGAGACTGCTCGCGATCTTCTCCATGACGGTTTTCTGCAGGTTTTTACACAGATTGGCTCTTATGCGGGCAAGGGTTCTTTTGAAGGTTGGTTGCGCCGGATTTTCGTGAATCTGGCTCTTGAGAATTATCGAAAGGAGAAAAAGAGACTTGATTTCTTGAACGATTACGGAAAAGAGAATGAAGATTTTTTAGATGCTCCGGAGGATGACTGCCTCGAGGTAGGAGACGTTCCCCGGCAAGAGTTGCTGGATATAATTCGTGGAATGCCAGAAGGTTACAGAACGGTGTTTAATATGGTAGTCTTTGAAGATATGCCACATAAGGAGATAGCTGCCATGCTGGGCATAACGGAGAATGCTTCTCGGTCGCAATATTTCAGGGCCAAGACTTTTCTACAAAACAAGGTGCAATCGATAATGAAGAAGAAATACATATGAATATCAATGAACGAAGAAGATATATTTAAAGAACAGCTCAGGTCAGTTTTCAGCGATTATGAGGTTCCGGTGCCCTCCGATGGTTGGGAGAGACTGGAGCAATCGCTCGACAGCTTGCAGCGGACCAGAATAGTTCGCCGCAACTGGTTTATCGGTTCGGCTGCTGCTACTGTAGCCATACTCCTGGGAAGTCTCTTCTTTTTTAACCTGCCAAAGCCGATTGAACCGAATGTTCATCCTGTTCTGGCGGAAGAGATGACATCTGGTGAGATAAAGATACCCGATATGCAACAAGAGATTGAGGTAGCCAGATCTGAATTTCCGGTGAGGCAGAGAGCGGGCGGTGGTAGACAGGAGGTGTTGATTGCCAAATATACCGAAAGGGAGGCAACTAAATCGCAGATCGCAAGCGATAAGCCTGAACATCCGGAGCAAATGGTTGTTGATGATCAGATTGAAGATCTTCATGCCGATAATGACGCTGTGACTGCGAGATCACGTATTGCCCAACCCGACCCAGAAGAGATAGAACGGCTCGTCAAGGAGTTTGAGCATGCCGGAAAGGCCACCGCTTTCGAAGGTCTCTCACTCGAAGAGGAGAATAAGAAGCCGATGACGTTGGCAATCAATGCGAAAGGAGGGCTGACATCCTCCAGGAAAATAGTAAACAGTCCCATGACCCTTCGCAGTACATCAGCTGCCGGACCATCAGAGATGGCCTATGCAGCCTTGCCATTGAATACCATGAGTGTTGCGGATAATGTGGCCCAGATGGTACACGATCAGCCCGTATCTATCGGCCTTACCATCTCCAGGAGCATTGTCGACCGGCTATCGGTTGAAACCGGTGTGGTATACACCTACCTCTTCTCCCGGGCAAAAAATACCAGCGTCGATTTTCAAAACCAGGAGACGCAGCTTTTCCACTACCTTGGTATCCCTGTCAACCTGAATTACAATTTTGTGAATATCGGAAGGCTGGGTATGTTTGCATCGTTTGGAGGGATGGTAGAAAAAGATATCTACGGTGAATTCAGGAAGAGAGAACAGAGTGTTTCCAAGGAGTTGAACAGTACGGCTCAGGGCGTTATCAGTACCAAAATCAGTCAGAAGAACCCGCAGATCTCGGTAAATGCCGGGGTAGGGCTCTTCTATCCCATTTACGGGGGATTTAACCTGTATGGCAAGATTGGCGGGGCTTACTACTTCGATGCAGGAAATTACGATTATAGAACGATATATACCGACAAAAAGATTGTCTTCGATCTCAATGCCGGTATCCGGTTTGACTTTTAAGAATTTTAAACAGTAATAATTATGTACATGAGAAAATTGATTTTACTTTTTGCAGTGTTGGTCTCCGGCCTCTTTCTGACATCATGTCTGGAAGCAGGAGACAGTAATCTTGCCGGTTCAGGGCAATTGTTTTACATTACCCAATCGGAAGGGACCCAAATTGCCCACAACGGGGGATTTGCCATGACTTCGAACGAGATAAAGATGCAGGAACCCGAAAGATGGTACCTGATCACCTGGTCGTGGACAACAGCCAACGGGATGCTCTCTTCCACCGTACACAACGCCATTACGACGGATATCGAGCAGATACCTTACGGTCTATACCTTCACGAGGAAGCCCCCGAGGGGAGTTCAACTCCAATCAACTCCTTCGGCATGATCAGTGGATTACCTATAA of the Petrimonas mucosa genome contains:
- a CDS encoding RNA polymerase sigma factor, with amino-acid sequence MDDSQLIAACKKQNRSAQKALYELYAPKMMAVCMRYCKDNETARDLLHDGFLQVFTQIGSYAGKGSFEGWLRRIFVNLALENYRKEKKRLDFLNDYGKENEDFLDAPEDDCLEVGDVPRQELLDIIRGMPEGYRTVFNMVVFEDMPHKEIAAMLGITENASRSQYFRAKTFLQNKVQSIMKKKYI
- the lpxK gene encoding tetraacyldisaccharide 4'-kinase — protein: MELPPPNIRRSLLPLSWLYGLGVRFRNWLFDARILKQHKFDIPVICVGNITVGGTGKTPHIEYLIELLSSRYRVAVLSRGYKRKRKGFRIVDVDSKPQDVGDEPLQIKQKFPETLVVVDKNRRGAIEKIRSIDAEERPQVILLDDGFQHRHVSPSLSILLVDSNRPVYEDKLLPAGYLREPLRGKDRASIVIVTKCSRDMQPIDFRIYENGLDLYPYQDLYFTTFDYGNLMPVFPQLQQETLEPDDLRKKHVFLVTGIASPQPLVEKLELKTYNLYPIFFPDHHFFNKEDIRKITDEMETLDVDEDDKIIVTTEKDAIRFRALSFLDENIKRRIYYIPVRVQFMKKREKESFNKKINKHVRSNQTNSRLSKK
- the thiL gene encoding thiamine-phosphate kinase encodes the protein MRTEISTLGEFGLIDHLTKEIQLTQPTTRKGVGDDAAVIDNGGKHTLVTTDLLLEGIHFDLTYVPLKHLGYKAAIVNFSDIYAMNGKPQQITVSLGISQRFSVEDLETFYAGVLLACEIYGVDLVGGDTSSSLTGFSISITCIGTADEEKIVYRNGAKDTDLIYVSGDLGAAYMGLQLLEREKAVFGEKGNADFQPDFSGKEYILERQLKPEARRDIVRILSENGIVPTSMIDVSDGLSSDILHICKQSNAGCRIFEERLPIDYQTALMAETFNMNVTTVALNGGEDYELLFTVPLSLHDKMSTLPGIHLVGHITKPDEGCYLVTRDGQEMKLKAQGWNPLEK
- a CDS encoding purine-nucleoside phosphorylase, whose product is MLEAIKQTADYLKNRIGDVPNTAIILGTGLGELAREITDKTEIPYTEIPNFPVSTVEGHSGKLIIGNLGSKRVLAMQGRFHYYEGYNMKQVTFPIRVFKALGVEYLFVSNAAGGMNPSFDVGDIMLIEDHINMFPEHPLHGKNYNELGTRFPDMSEAYNKELRLMAMEIAKEKNIKLQHGVYVGVSGPTFETPAEYHFFRVIGGDAVGMSTVPEVIVANHAKMKVLAFSIITDLGVIGKIVEVTHEEVQEAAKIAQPKMAEIMRTIVERI
- a CDS encoding ISAs1 family transposase, producing the protein MTSPATSLHRYFECIPDHRINRNKKHLLSDIIILSILAVICGAESWDSIELFGKTKLSFLKTFLKLPNGIPSHDTINRVFSSLRPRLFEEAFIKWVDSLKDEHITKEVISLDGKCIKGSKDSFHEKNPIYMVSAWASENQLVLGQLKVDEKSNEITAIPLLLDLLDIEGSIITIDAIGTQTKIAEKIIENKADYILSVKGNQKELLSQVEDSFNRHNPDSVDQVTEKGHGRIETRTCEIISNLGFIDNREHWKGLKTIVRITAHRDTGKKQETETRFYISSVIDQAANFNTFIRQHWGIENKLHWTLDMVFDEDRQRKRAKNSAQNFSFIRKIALNLLKQDTSKGSLVSKRLKAGWDDNFLLQLLKI
- a CDS encoding IS30 family transposase, with protein sequence MKKYKQLTSEQRYAIYLGLENGDTQRTIASLIGASPSAVSRELQRNKDKRGGYSWRLAHEMAMERRERLPGNRSTPEWIKQKVIRLVRKDWSPGQISGHLRKKENIRVSHETIYKWIREDKKAGGDLYKHCRHRLKHRKRPVGSVRGIPNRRSIRERPVEADGKRFGDFEMNTMIGADQSEAILTVTERKTNLVMIGELPRGRDSKGLAKVLCRMLLPYKDVIRTITTDNGLEFAAHERITEMLEAPVYFTDPYSAWQKGSIENANKLIRQYIPKGASFKNYPPDRLKRIQHRLNERPRKKLDFNTPKVEFYKQLM
- the sppA gene encoding signal peptide peptidase SppA; translated protein: MKDFFKMMFASALGFIIASLIFSLVSMLVMFALMGSLMGSFGKQDTFVLQENSVLNLRLEGTVQERIAENDPFIELIGGVPSAMGLNDIIGAIRKAKNNDKIKGIYLDTRIFAASNATLAEIRQELEDFKESGKFIVAYADTYTQSGYYLASVADKVAINPQGMLDIHGLSSILLFYKDALEKMGVGIQLFKVGTYKSFAESFTQTEMSDANREQITSFINDIWNNMKNEMAASRKLEPAQIDSIANQFPMLRKTDFLLASNLVDTLLYESEMKQYLRELLGVDADEKIPSATVAEMRSVKTTPAIRKSTNSIALLYATGNIMSGNRSSGIQDKYYVNEIEKLRKDKNIKAVVFRINSGGGSAYASEQIWKAISDLKSEKPVVVSMGDVAASGGYYIACNANKIVAQPTTITGSIGIFGMFPNFSGTFNKLGINSDVVKTNDFSDFGNPSRAFNEREAAMMQAYVDNGYDIFLTRCAEGRGIAKDSLAKFAEGRVWTGNQAKEIGLVDELGGVDEAVRIAADLANLGKSYAVFEYPKAKSPLEEIFSKGKEELAAKTLKSYLGESYELFTLLKGIKEQDYIQARIPFELNIN
- a CDS encoding IS5 family transposase, which translates into the protein MIRYKSSRQLSISEFKMPFEAKLDENNRWVILSKIVPWEEFARLYYKNFKSNRGAPTKDARLVLGVIIIKHIMKSDDRGVIEMIQENPYMQYFLGLEAFTYEQVMTPSLLVSIRKRIDLDVFESLTDDLIRKGLKLKAGANQEVVDKDAKDEEDDNDDDPDPHPGNKGKLQMDATVCDADIKYPTDLDLLNESRQKAEELIDELCLKLGIKDKPRTYRRVARKDFLNVSKMKRKPANVLRKAIRKQINYLKRDVRTINGILDTIKDKPIPFDRRQLKYFFVIQHLLEQQETMYKKKSHQVEDRIVNIHQPHVRPIVRGKAKAKTEFGAKINISLLDGYARVDHFHWDAFNEGQDLQSQVERFRKLTGKYPELVQVDKIYLTRENRRFLKEKRIRYTGEPLGRKPAKEIKSRYQKRKERRETAERNQVEGKFGQGKRGYGLNDIRARLSSTSRSWIGAIIFVMNLIRHMRDIPLPYFVSLLQKLMIVRNINIYPLGPQMKLCA